The genomic segment GAAGGAAGGGCGGTTTTGGGAGATATTGGCTCCGGGTCAGCCGAAAACCATGCAAGCGTGGGGAACCATCGGCACATTGAAAGTCAGGGAGGAGGCAAATCCCATCCCACAGGATTCCTCTCCTCTGAACGACGCTTGCAACGCGGGTGGTTTGCTGGCGACGGTGATTCATCATGGCCCGAAGGCGGGGGTGTATTTTCCGTTTTATGATGGGAATGGGGATGTGATGGGGTATGTGCGGGAGGCGGATGGCTTGTTGGTGGCGCAATATGAGTACGGCCCCTTTGGCGAACTCCTCCGCGCCACCGGCCCCCTCTCCCAGACCTTCAGTTACCTCTTCTCCACCAAATACCACGACTGGGAAACCGGCCTCCTCTACTACGGCCACAGGTATTACAACCCTTCCACCGGCAGGTGGCCAAACAGAGACCCCATCGGGGAACGAGGGGGAATCAACCTTTACGGCTTCGTAGGAAACAACCCGATCAGTCGGATTGATCCTCTCGGCTTGGACTACTACGGAGGTGGCAACGCTGACTTTCAGGAGAAATTTGCGTGTTGGTGGGATTGCGGTGCGGAGAAGTCCAAGAAGGCCGCAGCACTGGCCGGACAAGCATTGGAAGAAACGCAGAAGCGCTTTCCTGGAATGTCACTTCACAACGACAAGGCGGATGCTTGGCGGCATTGCTTCTGGAGTTGTGAGATGGCTAGAGCAATCGGCCAAAAATGTGCAAAATCCATTGGCGACAATCACGAAAATGCTGGCGACCGAAAAGGGCAGCCCAAGAACGAGCGAGAAATGGATGAACACAACAACGCGGCTGGACGCGGGCTTGCATCTCAGACTGGCAACTGCGCTGACCTTTGCCAAAAGGCCCTTGATGACGGCAAACTGAAAGTCATCACGCCATGAAGTCTCGCAGAGTTTTCATGGCAATCTCGGCGGCAGTCGCTGCATTTGGTCTGTTTGCGTGCGCCAAATCTGAGAGCGGCATCGTGAGGGCAATAGAGCGTTCGGCACTGGCCGCGACCGCAACCACGAATCCGATTGTAGCCGTCTCTGCTGTGACGGATTTCGCGTGGGACAAACTGTTTATTTTTAGCCCATACACTCCGGTTGACAAAATCCATGCTCAATTGGGCTTCAAGTGGTCGGAAGCAGAGAAGACGCACATTGATTCGTCCGACACGTTCTATCTGCTGGTCTTCGTCAAGAGCAACAAAGTGGTTCGCCATGTGAAGTTGCCGCGCACGCTCGGCGACTTCCAAGGTTTGGAATCGCAAAACGCTTTTGCATACGGCAGCGACACGTTCAAGGTCTTGTCCACAGGCGCGGGCAATGCCACACGGTTCACTTTCTCTGCCACGCAGCAGAATTCTCCCGAATCGAAATAGCGCCGGCTGTCCCGAACAAGAGGTGTGAAGGATCTGGCTCGCCTCAGGCCGGCTCGATAGAAGGTCGGCCACCCGCGCCTGCCGCACAGCCCTGGACGCTGCGTCTTCGCTGCGGAGTGCGGCAACGGAATGGAGTTGCAGGCATGACGATGGTGACGGTGGAACTACAACTACAACGACAGTGTGGTGACGATTCTGGCGGCCGGACCGCCCGACGGGCACGGCGATCTATGCCTACACCACGCCATCGTCGCGCGTCGTGCCGGAGGTCGGGCTGTCGCGTTGTCGCCTGGTGGCCATCCAGAGACCCCATCGGAGAGAAGGGCGGGCCAAACCTCTATGGGTTCATCGCAAACGATCCTCTTAGGTATTTCGACCGGGACGGACGGGACATCGTAGCCATTTGCCCAAGTTGCTTGATGCCGATCTCCCCGTTCGATCCGAAGCCTCATGTCTGCAAACCGCCGCCCTTGCCGCCCCCGCCGCCCGACCCAGTTGGATTTGCGCTCTGCATGCGAAACGTAAATCCGGAGGGATTGGGAGAAAGTCTTTTGCTGATTGGTTTCCGGATTCTCCATCCCCAAACCCCAACCGACCACGCTTATCTGCACTACAAGCACTGCGACACGTGTGAGAGAGTTGGTTGGGGGATCGGTGGGACAAAACCGGGCGCTCCGCCTATTCAGGAGAAGAAATTCAATCCCACTGACTGCAAACCCTGCAAGCGGACGGCATCCCTTCTGCAATACGGTGCCCCTGGCAGAAAGGGCACCGAAGCCACTGACTCCGAGATTCTCGACTGTATCTCGGAGGTTCCAACATCGAAGCCCTACAAGCCCACTGGGAAGGGACAGTATAACTGCCTGGACTGGGCCAAGGAAGCGGCAAGCAAATGCGGACTCGATTGCAACTAAAACTTCCGATAATCCTCGGAACCTTGCTGTTTTGCGGGCATGGTCTTCTTGTCACGGCACTCTGGCGTGTCTCCGTAAGGAACATCGAGTTTGGGGCACTGTGGGAGCACATGCGCCTGACTGACCTGCCGGTGAGTCTGCTCTTGGACAACTTCTATGAGGCATACTCAAAGGTGTCCGGCGCAACAGCCCAAGATACCTATCACACGCCTTACTATCTGTTCCACCTGGTCTTTGGTGGCATCCAGTTTTTCGTTTGGGGATGGCTGCTCGGAACAGTATGGAACCGATTGTTGCATCGGACGCCAAGTGGAACTCCCCAAGAAGTTTCACCAAACTGAAGCTTTCGGAGTCTGTCTGCAGCCACCAGGACAGTTACACATCCCCCGCCAATACCATCACCGGGAAGGCAGATCGAGCTGGGCCAGGCGCAGAAGGGGCGGCGGCTTGGCCCCGATTTGGGCGACCGTGACGGTGATGATCCTGGCGCAGCAATGCGACACGCCACCTGACCTCGGCATGATGAGTAAATCCCAGGAATCGTTTCTTGCTGAGGTTACAAGCCCCATCCAGGGCGCGTGATCGCAGACGAAGCCTCTTGACCGCCTAGTCAAGAGGATCGTGCATCTGAGCCGCCGGACACGGATCGGCGCGATGGCGGTCACGGTGATGCCGAGGTTGACGATCCTTTAGCCGCCGTAGCTGCTGCTTCGGTCTGGTTGACCACGGCGGCGACTTCGGGCGGTAGTTTACGATGCCGGTCGAGGTAATACTTGGGGGTGGCCGGATCGTATTCCCAAAGCTGGTCGGGGTCGAGAGCCATCACCGGGATGTTGGCGACCGTCCAGCCCCAATCGACCAGCTCGCTCTAAGTGCCCCCCGCGGCAGGTCTCCTAAGTTTTCACGTCATCAAACAGGCTTCGTCCCCACCGAAGCCAAACTAATCCGGCAGGGATTAACAATAGAACTGATGCCCACCGTTTTGCACCCTCGCCTGCGACAATTCTCCGGTTTTGCACTTTGCATTTTGCATTTCCCACTCTGCCTTCCCTCTCGGTCTCGGGGAGCGCAAGCGTCCCGCGTGCCGGGTTTTGTGAACATCCACGGGAGCGCCCACGGCGCGGCCACTGTGACGGTGAATCTGCAGCGGGCGGGGCGCCGGGGGGGGGGAATATGCACGTCTTGCGTGCGGGCAATGGAGAGGATGGCAACTAAAGGTTTAGATTGTTATGGGAAGGGGGAATTCTCTCAGGCGTTGTTGGGATGGGAGGTGTGTTTTTGGTGACTGGCGGGAGGTGGGTTTGAGATGGGGGAGGCCGTGGGCTGGCGAGAGTGTGGGGGGAAGGCAATTTGGTTGCGTTTATTGCGGTTCTTTGGCAATGAACAGGCGAGATTTATGACGAAAGCAATGGCATGGGCGATGGCGGCCGGCGCGGTGTGGTTCGCCGTGAACGTGCAATTAACGCAGGCGGCGGAGGGTCCCCTGGCGCAGGTGCATTTTGCGGGGGCGCAGGCGCTGCAGAAAATGGCCGCCGGCAGCCGGCTGTTGAAGGCGGAGGCGCTTCCGGCGGCGCGGCAGTGGGAGGAGGACGTGGCCGCGAAGGTGGCACGGCTGGGGCCGGCGGTTTTCAATCTGGGAGTCTCCACCAATGCGGCGCCGCAATTGCGTCCGCTGGTGAGTGACTGGTGGCAGTATGGCGGATGGCTGGAGGTCAGAGGGCAGGCGGTGCAGCGGCAAACGGTGGTGGCCACGCGGCTTCCCCCGGAGCGGCGCGGGGTGTGGAAACAGACGTTGGATTCCCTCAAGTCGTCTGCCGGCGCGCAACTGGTCTACGGAGAGGAGGGGACGTGGTTGGTGGCGGCCGGGGGGGCGGACGCGGCCGGAGCGGTGAAACGTTGGACGGCACAGGTTAAATCCGGCAAAGCCCCGGCGCTGGCCCAGGACGTGTGGTTGCAGGCACGGTTCAATGGGGGGGCACTGGCTCCGGCGCTGGGCCTGCCGGTGGAGGCGGAGTGGCCGGAGGCTGATTTGGAGTTTTCCACGAAGGGCGAGGATGTGCGGGTGCAGGGGACGCTTCAATTTGCCCGGGCGGTGGCGTGGAAGCCGGAGGCGTGGCGCATTCCGCGGCCTCTCATCCATGAGCCGCTGGTAAGCTTTACCGCGGCCAACGGGGTGGCACCGTGGCTGAGCAAGACCCGGTGGTTTCAGGGTCTGGAGCTGAAGACTGCGCCGAATCAGGTGTATGGCTGGAGCCAGTCGGGCATGCCATTGCTGGTGCAGGCGGCGGCGCGGATGGACGAGGCGACGAACACGGTGACGCGGCTGGCCAACAAGCTGCCGGCGGTGGCCTACCAGCTCATCGGGGGCAACAAGGTGGGGGACTTTTTCTGGGTCAGCAACCGGGCGGAGCTGCTGTGGCAGGGGCTGCCATTGATGTCGCCGTTGCTGAAGGCCACGCGGACGGCCGAGGGCGAGTTTGTGTGGGTGCAGATGTTTCCCGCGCCGGCGGTGGGGACCAACGCGCCGCCGGAGCTGTTTGCGCAGGTGAGCAACCGGCCCAACCTGGTGTATTACAGTTGGGAAATCACCGAGCAACGGGTGAACAGTTGGCGGCAGTGGTTTCAGTTGCTGCCATTGTTCAGCGAGGTGCGGCAGGTGCCGGCCAATCTGCCGGGGCAGGCGTGGCTGCAGGCGGCGGCCCCCTTGCTGGGCAACACGGTGACGGAAATTACGTTTGTTTCGCCGCAGAAGATGAACTTTGTGCGCCGCGGGCCGGTGGGGCTGACGGGTTTCGAATTGAATCTGCTGGCGCGGGCGCTGGACTTGTGGGGCCAGCCCGCGGATTTCGGCAAGCTGCAAAAACCGCCGCCCAAGGCGCCAGTGCCCAAGTAACACCATGCTCAAGCTGGGAGTGAACATTGATCATGTGGCGACGGTGCGGGAGGCCCGCTACCGGGGCCGCGGACAGGGCGAGCCTGATCCGGTGGAGGCCGCCCGCCTGTGTGAGCAGGCGGGGGCGCATGGCATCACGGCGCATTTGCGCGAAGACCGGCGGCACATCCAGGACCGGGATGTCTGGAAACTGCGGGAAATCGTGACCACCCGGCTGAATTTGGAGATGGCCAACTCGGCGGAGATCATCGGCATTGCGCTGCGGCTGAAGCCGGACATTGTGTGCCTTGTGCCCGAGCGCCGTCAGGAGGTGACCACCGAGGGGGGGCTGGATGTGGTGGGGCAACGGAAAGCGATCAAGGAGACCCGCCAGCGGATGAATGACGCGGGGATTGAGGTCAGCCTGTTTATTGCGCCGGATCCCGCGCAGGTGGAGGCGGCGGCCGAAACGGGCACGCAATTTGTGGAGCTGCACACAGGCGCCTTTGCGGAGGCATGGCCTGATCCGGCGACGCGGAGGGTGGAAGTGGAGCGGCTGCGGCAGGCCGCCGAGCTGGCCCACCGGGCGGGTTTGCGGGTGAATGCGGGCCACGGCATTCATTACCAAAACATTCGCGATTTGTATGCGGTGCCGCATCTGGTGGAGTTGAACATCGGGCACAGCATCATCAGCCGCGCGGTCATGGTGGGCCTGCCGGCCGCAGTGAAGGAGATGCTGGCCGCCATGCGGGATTATCCGGCAGGAGGCGGTGCGGCATGATCCTGGGGGTGGGCATAGACATTATTGAAGTTGCCCGCATAGAGCAGTCCTACCAGCGGTTTGGGGAGCGGTTTTTACAGCGGATACTTCGGCCGGCGGAAATTACCTATTGCCTGAGCTTCAAGCATCCCGGGCCGCATCTGGCGGCGCGGTTTGCCGCCAAGGAGGCGGTTTCCAAGGCGTTTGGCACGGGGATTGGCGCGCAATTAAGCTGGCAGGCCATCGAGGTGGAGCGGCGGCCCTCGGGCGAGCCGTTTATCACGTTGCACGAGGAAGGGCTGGTGTTGCTGGCCACCCGTGGGGGGCGGCAGGTGCTGATCAGCCTCACCCATACCACCCAATACGCCGCGGCGGTGGCCATTTTGGAGGCATGAACCACCTGGCCTGGAACCGCCTGCCGGCGGCCTTTGAACGCGCCTGCGAAAGGCGTGGCGTGCTGCCCACCGAGTACGCCCTGGCCGTCAGCGTGCGCCGGCAGCGGATGCGCCTGTATGTGCGGGTGCCGTGGCGGCGCGGGGGGCTGCCGCGGCCTGAGATGATGCAGGTGCGGGAGATGCGGATCTCCACTTCGCGCTTTGGGGTGGGACAGCAGGAGAACTCGAATCAAACGCCCCTGGGGCTGCATCGGATCGCCGCCAAAATCGGCGGCGGCTGGCCGGTGGGCGCCGTGTTCAAGGCGCGGCAGATGTGCGGTTATACATGGCAGGGCCAGCCACAGGCGCGGATCGTGCATCGCATCCTCTGGCTGGCCGGACTGGAGCCGGGCGTCAACCAGGGGGGGACGGTGGACAGCTTCCGGCGCTACATTTACCTGCACGGGTTCAGTGATCCCCTGGCCCTGGGGCGGCCGGCGTCGCATGGCTGCATTCATGTGGGCACGGAGGATTTGTTGCTGCTTTTTGACTTGCTGCCGGTGGGCACGCTGGTTTGGATGGGCATGGATTGGTGATGGAACAAGGTCAGCGCATGAGCCAACGCAATCTGGATGTGATGCGGCATTTGGGACGATGCCTGGGGGTCGGACTCGCCTTGCTGGCCGGCCTGCCTGCCGCGCCGGCGGCCGTGCCCGGCGAGGTGTTGTGGACGTTTCCCGTGGGGGTGAAAATCCAGTCGTCGGCCGCCCAGGGGCCGGATGGCACGCTGTATTTTGGCGCCGACAACGGCGCGTTGTATGCGTTGCGGCCGGACGGCCAGAAGAAATGGGAATTTCGCACCTCCGGGGCAGTGGCGGCCACGCCGGTGGTGGGGCCGGACGGCGTCATCTACCTGGCGGGGACGGACCGGCTGATCTATGCGTTGCTGCCCAACGGGCAGGAGAAATGGCGCGTGATGCCGGGCAGCGGCTATGTCAGCTCGCCGGCGCTGGGACCGGAGGGCGTGTTGTACGCGGGCTCGGTGTTTGGCACTTTGTTTGCCATTGAGCCGGCGGGTTTGCGGAAGTGGGATTTTCCCGCCAACGGCAACATCATTTCCTCCCCGGCCATCAGCGCCGCCGGGGTGCT from the Verrucomicrobiia bacterium genome contains:
- a CDS encoding RHS repeat-associated core domain-containing protein; the protein is MQAWGTIGTLKVREEANPIPQDSSPLNDACNAGGLLATVIHHGPKAGVYFPFYDGNGDVMGYVREADGLLVAQYEYGPFGELLRATGPLSQTFSYLFSTKYHDWETGLLYYGHRYYNPSTGRWPNRDPIGERGGINLYGFVGNNPISRIDPLGLDYYGGGNADFQEKFACWWDCGAEKSKKAAALAGQALEETQKRFPGMSLHNDKADAWRHCFWSCEMARAIGQKCAKSIGDNHENAGDRKGQPKNEREMDEHNNAAGRGLASQTGNCADLCQKALDDGKLKVITP
- a CDS encoding pyridoxine 5'-phosphate synthase, translating into MLKLGVNIDHVATVREARYRGRGQGEPDPVEAARLCEQAGAHGITAHLREDRRHIQDRDVWKLREIVTTRLNLEMANSAEIIGIALRLKPDIVCLVPERRQEVTTEGGLDVVGQRKAIKETRQRMNDAGIEVSLFIAPDPAQVEAAAETGTQFVELHTGAFAEAWPDPATRRVEVERLRQAAELAHRAGLRVNAGHGIHYQNIRDLYAVPHLVELNIGHSIISRAVMVGLPAAVKEMLAAMRDYPAGGGAA
- the acpS gene encoding holo-ACP synthase; translated protein: MILGVGIDIIEVARIEQSYQRFGERFLQRILRPAEITYCLSFKHPGPHLAARFAAKEAVSKAFGTGIGAQLSWQAIEVERRPSGEPFITLHEEGLVLLATRGGRQVLISLTHTTQYAAAVAILEA
- a CDS encoding L,D-transpeptidase, producing MNHLAWNRLPAAFERACERRGVLPTEYALAVSVRRQRMRLYVRVPWRRGGLPRPEMMQVREMRISTSRFGVGQQENSNQTPLGLHRIAAKIGGGWPVGAVFKARQMCGYTWQGQPQARIVHRILWLAGLEPGVNQGGTVDSFRRYIYLHGFSDPLALGRPASHGCIHVGTEDLLLLFDLLPVGTLVWMGMDW